A genome region from Microcella alkaliphila includes the following:
- a CDS encoding TrmH family RNA methyltransferase, whose product MDVREFTTLDDPALDDFARLTDVALRRAIEPEGGLYLAESLTVIGRALAAGHQPRSVLTSERWLPELSRLLEGHDVPVYVGAPALLEELTGYHLHRGALASMHRPALPDPAELLRDARRVVVIENVVDHTNIGAIFRSVAGLGADAVFVTADAADPLYRRSVRVSMGTVLQVPWTRLPEWDAARALFTEAGFQLVALALADDAVGLREYAAAAPERVAVVVGSEGDGLSRRALAAANTVVTIPMGHGVDSLNVAAAAAVALYALQV is encoded by the coding sequence GTGGACGTTCGCGAATTCACGACCCTCGACGACCCGGCGCTCGACGACTTCGCGCGGCTCACCGACGTGGCGCTGCGCCGGGCGATTGAGCCCGAGGGTGGGCTGTACCTCGCCGAATCACTCACCGTGATCGGGCGGGCGCTGGCCGCCGGGCACCAGCCGCGCAGCGTGCTCACCTCGGAGCGCTGGCTGCCCGAGCTTTCGCGGTTACTAGAGGGCCACGACGTGCCCGTGTACGTGGGGGCGCCGGCGCTGCTCGAAGAACTCACCGGGTACCACCTGCACCGCGGGGCGCTCGCCAGCATGCACCGGCCCGCGCTGCCAGACCCTGCGGAGTTGTTGCGCGACGCCCGCCGCGTCGTCGTCATCGAAAACGTCGTCGACCACACGAACATCGGGGCGATCTTCCGCTCGGTCGCGGGCCTCGGCGCCGACGCCGTCTTTGTGACCGCCGATGCCGCCGACCCGCTCTACCGTCGCAGCGTCCGCGTGTCGATGGGCACGGTGCTGCAGGTGCCGTGGACCCGTCTGCCCGAATGGGATGCGGCACGCGCGCTGTTCACGGAGGCTGGCTTCCAGCTTGTCGCCCTCGCGCTCGCCGACGACGCCGTCGGTCTGCGGGAGTACGCGGCCGCGGCGCCGGAGCGAGTCGCGGTCGTCGTGGGGTCGGAAGGTGATGGCTTGTCCCGGCGCGCGCTGGCCGCCGCCAACACGGTCGTCACGATCCCCATGGGGCACGGGGTCGACTCGCTGAACGTGGCAGCCGCTGCCGCCGTGGCGCTCTATGCGCTGCAGGTCTAG
- a CDS encoding Sir2 family NAD-dependent protein deacetylase: protein MTSTAPALALGDEALAELSRATELLKGRRMAVLTGAGVSTDSGIPDYRGAGAPVRTPMTFSQFLADEPYRKRYWAGSHLGWSRFATSRPNSGHRMLAELEHAGLVTGVVTQNVDGLHVRAGSQRVVDLHGSMDRVVCLHCGQAFSRDAVAERISALNPWFDESAASRINPDGDAEVDDVSRFAIPECTVCGGTLKPDIVFFGEFVPPVKFEEARSIVARADALVVLGSSLVVNSGVRLVGLAQKRRIPVVIVNRGVTKADARAAIKIDAGTSETLALLGDALLA from the coding sequence GTGACGAGCACCGCACCCGCCCTCGCCCTCGGCGACGAGGCCCTCGCTGAGCTTTCCCGCGCCACCGAGCTGCTGAAGGGCCGCCGCATGGCCGTCTTGACGGGTGCGGGCGTGAGCACCGACTCGGGCATCCCCGACTATCGCGGTGCCGGCGCCCCCGTGCGCACGCCGATGACCTTCAGCCAGTTCCTCGCCGACGAGCCGTACCGCAAGCGCTACTGGGCGGGCAGTCACCTCGGCTGGTCGCGATTTGCGACCTCCCGCCCGAATTCCGGTCATCGGATGCTCGCCGAGCTCGAACACGCCGGTCTCGTCACCGGCGTGGTCACCCAAAACGTGGACGGTCTGCACGTGCGCGCCGGTTCCCAGCGTGTCGTCGACCTGCACGGCTCGATGGATCGCGTGGTGTGTCTGCACTGCGGTCAGGCTTTCTCGCGCGACGCGGTCGCGGAGCGCATCAGCGCGCTGAACCCGTGGTTCGACGAGTCGGCGGCCAGCCGCATCAACCCCGACGGCGACGCTGAGGTTGACGACGTGTCGCGTTTCGCGATCCCCGAGTGCACGGTCTGCGGCGGCACCCTGAAGCCCGACATCGTGTTCTTCGGCGAGTTCGTGCCGCCCGTGAAGTTTGAGGAGGCGCGCAGCATCGTCGCCCGCGCCGACGCGCTCGTGGTGCTGGGGTCCTCTCTCGTCGTGAACTCGGGCGTACGCCTCGTGGGACTCGCGCAGAAGCGGCGCATCCCCGTCGTCATCGTGAACCGTGGAGTAACCAAGGCCGATGCGCGCGCGGCCATTAAGATCGACGCGGGCACTTCGGAGACGCTCGCGCTCCTCGGCGACGCGCTCCTCGCCTGA